A segment of the Arachis hypogaea cultivar Tifrunner chromosome 5, arahy.Tifrunner.gnm2.J5K5, whole genome shotgun sequence genome:
GCTGTTTTTTTAACTCACTGTCTCTTGTTTTCCTGTCATCTTTTTTCTTTTCGGTAAGGAGTCATTTCTTTAACTTGGGCCTAGCCCACAAATGGATAGGCCCATTACAAATAGCAGTAGGTGATGCTGGAGGTTTTGTTTAGAGTTGCAGGCAGAGATAGTTGTAGCTCATCTTCAACAACGATGGCAACAACCTCAAAGGTATTGTGCAGGTTGTCATGTCGAGTGAAGCTTCTGTCTCATGTTAAGCTCCCCAAGTTACCATCATCttcctcttcactctctcccTCTGCACCACGCATTACTCGCACCACTTCACGGTGAGTCTGCTCTTTCTcgcttctcttttatttatttatttatttatttttatactaccCCATATGAAAAAAAAACCTGCCTTTTTTTTAAGTTTCTCATCATGTACGTAAATTTTGCTCCTTTTTAACGGAATTTTTCTGGGTTTTCATTTGAGGTAATGCTTTGTTTGTGATTTGGTCAGGTTACCGGTGGAGTTGGGTAGCATTGGATCGATGATGCCGTTGCATAATGCGGTAGCTTCAGCTCGATTAGTATCAAGTTTGTGCATTACATCTCAGACTTGGTGTTTAGTTCCTCAAGGTGAGTTGGGTCTCATATCATATTAACATATTCATATGTGAGGTTGAACCTGAAGTTGTAGAAAGCACCTTTAGCTGCATATAGACCTAATTAGTGCACACTTATTATGGTGTGTTATTTTGAAATATTGGGGTTGTTTACTTTTCTCATACACCTATGGAAAATCCAAAACTTGCTATCTCTAGTTGAGTTTCTCTGTTGGTACTTGGTAACCTAGCTATGTTAAAGGTACACATATGAATTCTGCTTTGATGATTTGGATTGCTGTTAACTGTGTTTGGGAGTGTGTTAGCTTAAAGCAACACTTTCTCCCCCAACTTTGTTAGTTATGATATTAGTTAGTTGCTAGTAAGTGTACTCGGGAGTGTGTTTCTCAAAGCGGTAAGGTGGAAGAATGCAGGAGGCAAAACTGTAAAAGCGTCGAGTTATTTTGGGATTGGTCATTCGATTGAATTGGGAATGTATTCTCTCAGTTTGATTTGTCCGATTGACAAGCTTAAGTATGATTTTATACCATACAATATTCAATCTGAAATCTGCAAGAAAATTTGTTTTGAGTGCTGATAAATTGAGCTAGAACTTTGCTTTTCTTTCATCTGATTAGGGGCAATTTAACAAATATAACTTACTATACTATTTCTGTTTGCAAATTTTACAGGTATTTCCATGCCTTTATGATGTTACCTATCTGGATTGTTGATCGACAGGTTACAGTGACACAGAGACTAGGGTTATGTTATGTTTTCCTTTTGTTGCAATTTTGAGGCTTCATCCTTTATCTTTGAGGAGAATGCAGGACAATTTGATGTTGGTGACTTCTTCGACTGATTCGGTCTATCTTCATGTATTTCTAAAATGAACTATTTGATAATATACTGTGCTGAATCCTTGGTGGGTTCTATTGCAGATGAAGGCTTTGTATTGGCCTAAACATAAACAAAACTCTGAATTTGGTGGGTTCTATTGCATTATTAAACATTGAATCTTGAGCCTGCCCACTCAGTTGGATCAAACTAATTGACAGGCTCAATCTTA
Coding sequences within it:
- the LOC140184735 gene encoding uncharacterized protein; the protein is MLEVLFRVAGRDSCSSSSTTMATTSKVLCRLSCRVKLLSHVKLPKLPSSSSSLSPSAPRITRTTSRLPVELGSIGSMMPLHNAVASARLVSSLCITSQTWCLVPQGISMPL